A stretch of the Dethiosulfovibrio salsuginis genome encodes the following:
- a CDS encoding universal stress protein, with protein sequence MFKRVLIAIDLKQNPDDLISCISNLKLKSIEKVLLLNVIDDRINPSFDKDVIAAKLEEYGLKLGLPGDKIETQISTGLPFDEIICQANRWEASVIAIGPGHGPTWASSWIGSTALRILEYSPIPIMTCNSGKNCSKEQSLSLMNAMDFSNHAINAYEKLLELLSGEPNSFKKLTLVHIHDDKNLELLLKVANAEQIEPLIEIEKKRLEKMKEEALRAGIESVNISMKKGIPTESILDLIEEEHTSLVVLGAQGQGASEKYRVGKNAYRIAQEAKCCVLIVPLTRKKLCI encoded by the coding sequence ATGTTTAAGAGAGTTTTGATCGCCATAGATCTAAAGCAGAACCCCGATGATCTGATAAGTTGCATCTCCAATTTAAAATTAAAATCGATCGAAAAAGTCCTACTGCTGAACGTTATAGACGACAGAATCAATCCCAGTTTCGATAAGGATGTCATAGCTGCAAAGCTGGAGGAGTACGGGCTTAAGCTGGGTCTTCCTGGGGATAAAATAGAAACTCAAATATCCACAGGACTGCCTTTTGACGAGATAATATGCCAGGCAAATCGATGGGAGGCCTCTGTTATAGCTATCGGTCCTGGACACGGCCCTACATGGGCTTCTTCTTGGATCGGATCAACTGCCTTGAGAATCCTTGAATATTCTCCGATTCCCATAATGACCTGTAATTCAGGCAAAAACTGTTCAAAAGAACAGAGTTTAAGCTTGATGAACGCAATGGATTTTTCTAACCATGCGATCAATGCGTACGAAAAGCTTCTGGAGCTACTATCAGGGGAGCCAAATTCATTCAAAAAATTGACCCTTGTCCATATTCACGACGATAAAAATCTTGAACTACTCTTAAAAGTCGCAAACGCAGAGCAGATAGAACCCCTTATAGAGATCGAGAAAAAGAGACTCGAAAAAATGAAAGAAGAGGCCCTAAGGGCGGGCATCGAGTCGGTAAATATCTCCATGAAAAAGGGAATACCCACAGAGTCGATCCTGGATCTGATCGAAGAGGAGCATACTAGCCTCGTCGTTTTAGGAGCTCAAGGTCAAGGGGCTTCGGAAAAATACCGAGTAGGTAAAAATGCTTATCGAATCGCTCAGGAAGCGAAATGTTGCGTGTTGATCGTACCATTGACCAGAAAAAAACTTTGCATATAA
- a CDS encoding AMP-binding protein, whose amino-acid sequence MSRVEQVIKERCEVYPDSPCLFFEGVTWTRRELDQAADRCEASLVSAGFTVGQRLVTMMPNCPAVLALSIAVWRLGGTVVPLNAKAGRELLGAALGLLDPFAVMVMTGMEELASAIESQGVPASVVSPFGEITPFSGRTGLPESEDLAVIFATSGTTGMPKAVPITHRNLLNNICTVKDHVTTLREDGEDIALNVLPNFHTFGFCLSGTLPLVLGYPQVILPSFLPPARTVEAIYSHKVSVIIAVPTIVALICEVVARSNMAPPDSLNMVVCGGAPLDLRLHQRAERLLGVPIHEGYGLTECSPVVGAAHDRAGFRPGQIGPVMEGYEIQLRDREGKLLEGNEGVLWLRGPSVTSGYFRSPEATAQRFDKDGWFNTGDVIRFDEDGYLTVLDRDTDIIIVGGFNVYPQEVENVLASFQGVKEAAVVGTPHGLSGEVPKAFVVLQEGASVEPRDLISFCKERLSHYKVPRKVEFVEELPRSAIGKVLRRTLRDLERSRFAGKKA is encoded by the coding sequence GTGAGCAGAGTAGAGCAGGTCATAAAGGAGAGGTGCGAGGTCTATCCCGACTCGCCCTGTCTTTTTTTCGAGGGTGTTACCTGGACCAGGAGGGAGCTGGACCAGGCAGCGGATCGGTGCGAGGCGTCCCTTGTTTCGGCCGGATTTACCGTAGGACAGAGGTTGGTCACCATGATGCCAAACTGCCCGGCGGTCCTGGCCCTGTCCATCGCGGTGTGGAGGCTTGGGGGGACCGTCGTCCCACTGAACGCTAAAGCAGGTCGAGAACTGTTGGGGGCGGCGCTGGGGCTTCTCGATCCCTTCGCCGTTATGGTGATGACCGGCATGGAGGAGTTGGCATCCGCCATAGAGTCTCAGGGGGTTCCTGCGTCGGTGGTGTCCCCGTTTGGCGAGATTACCCCCTTTTCCGGCAGGACTGGGCTGCCCGAGAGCGAGGATCTTGCGGTTATATTCGCCACGTCCGGGACGACTGGGATGCCAAAGGCCGTCCCTATCACCCACCGAAACCTGTTGAACAACATCTGCACCGTAAAGGACCACGTTACCACCCTCAGGGAGGACGGCGAGGACATAGCCCTGAATGTGCTCCCCAACTTCCACACCTTTGGGTTCTGCCTTTCCGGGACTTTGCCTCTGGTCCTTGGCTACCCCCAGGTGATACTTCCAAGTTTTCTGCCTCCGGCCAGGACCGTGGAGGCGATCTACTCCCATAAGGTGTCGGTGATAATCGCCGTGCCGACCATAGTCGCATTGATCTGCGAGGTAGTGGCTAGGTCCAACATGGCCCCACCTGATAGCCTTAACATGGTGGTCTGTGGTGGTGCTCCTTTGGACCTCAGGCTTCACCAGAGGGCTGAGAGGTTGCTGGGTGTCCCGATCCACGAGGGATATGGCCTCACCGAGTGTTCTCCCGTGGTGGGAGCCGCCCACGACAGGGCCGGTTTTAGGCCAGGGCAGATAGGTCCAGTCATGGAGGGCTACGAGATCCAGCTGAGGGACAGAGAGGGCAAGCTCCTAGAGGGAAACGAAGGGGTCCTGTGGCTAAGAGGTCCCTCTGTGACGTCGGGATACTTCAGAAGCCCTGAGGCAACGGCACAGCGTTTCGATAAAGACGGATGGTTTAACACCGGCGACGTGATTCGTTTTGACGAGGACGGATACTTAACCGTCCTGGATCGGGACACGGACATAATCATAGTGGGAGGTTTCAACGTATATCCACAGGAGGTCGAAAACGTCCTGGCGTCCTTCCAGGGTGTCAAGGAGGCGGCGGTGGTCGGGACGCCTCACGGTCTGAGTGGAGAGGTCCCCAAGGCCTTTGTCGTCCTCCAGGAAGGGGCCTCGGTGGAGCCCAGAGATTTGATCTCATTCTGTAAGGAGAGGTTGAGCCACTATAAGGTCCCCAGAAAGGTGGAGTTCGTCGAGGAGCTTCCCCGTTCCGCCATAGGAAAGGTTCTAAGGCGAACCCTGAGGGATCTAGAGAGAAGCCGCTTCGCTGGCAAAAAAGCCTAA
- a CDS encoding response regulator transcription factor, with translation MDRILVVDDDKELAELLCEYLTGEGFKVDIRHDGKSGSSEALSERFDLVVLDVMLPGQNGFDVLKEIRKTSSVPVVMLTAKGDEVDRVLGLEMGADDYLPKPFSPRELLARIRAVLRRQGGQGDKERLAVGDLEMVVPSRQVFLEGISIEMTAMEFRLLETLLRSVGRVISRDELFSKVLERSSSPFDRSLDMHISNLRKKLGAHRDGSDRIRTIRGEGYLYAAPVE, from the coding sequence ATGGACAGAATTCTGGTTGTTGACGACGATAAGGAGCTCGCTGAGCTTCTATGTGAGTACCTCACAGGAGAGGGCTTTAAGGTGGATATCCGTCACGACGGAAAGTCCGGCAGCTCCGAGGCCCTTTCGGAGCGATTTGATCTGGTGGTTCTGGACGTTATGTTGCCTGGACAGAACGGTTTTGACGTCCTCAAAGAGATAAGAAAGACTTCCTCCGTGCCGGTGGTGATGCTTACAGCCAAAGGAGACGAGGTCGATAGGGTCTTAGGTCTCGAGATGGGGGCGGACGATTATCTCCCTAAGCCCTTCAGCCCTAGGGAGCTTCTGGCCCGTATCAGGGCTGTCCTGAGAAGGCAGGGCGGTCAGGGGGACAAAGAGCGGCTTGCGGTGGGAGACCTGGAGATGGTGGTTCCCTCGAGACAGGTGTTTTTGGAGGGAATCTCCATTGAGATGACAGCCATGGAGTTTCGGCTCCTGGAGACCCTTCTTCGTTCCGTGGGAAGGGTGATATCCCGGGACGAGCTTTTTAGCAAAGTCCTGGAGCGGTCCAGCTCTCCTTTCGACAGGAGCCTGGATATGCACATAAGCAACCTGAGAAAGAAGCTAGGGGCACATCGAGACGGCTCGGACAGGATCAGGACCATCAGAGGAGAGGGCTACCTTTATGCCGCCCCTGTTGAGTAG
- a CDS encoding MOSC domain-containing protein, giving the protein MTGKLTAVCLSPSTGTVKKNVDTGTLVEGMGLEGDGHMGFGHRQISVLMEEDIEPMAKKLPDILPGSFGENLIVEGLDLSSLAIGDRIGIGESVLGLSQIGKTCHHRCEIYHATGDCIMPTRGLFFKVLSGGAISVGDEVRLL; this is encoded by the coding sequence ATGACCGGTAAACTGACGGCGGTCTGCCTGTCCCCCTCCACCGGGACGGTTAAGAAAAACGTGGACACCGGTACCTTGGTCGAGGGAATGGGCCTTGAGGGCGACGGCCATATGGGCTTCGGCCACAGGCAGATCAGCGTCCTGATGGAGGAAGACATAGAACCTATGGCAAAAAAGCTCCCGGACATATTGCCCGGGAGCTTCGGAGAGAACCTCATCGTAGAGGGGCTAGACCTCTCCAGCCTCGCCATAGGTGACAGAATTGGGATCGGCGAGTCGGTCCTGGGGCTTTCCCAGATAGGGAAAACGTGCCACCATAGATGCGAGATATATCACGCCACCGGCGACTGTATTATGCCGACCAGAGGGCTTTTTTTCAAGGTCCTATCGGGAGGAGCTATCTCCGTAGGAGACGAAGTTCGCCTTCTTTAG
- a CDS encoding ATP-binding protein: MSRLFPKKGALFGRIFVGFMVSVAVASLLHVILTALMARWGLLDLSLHGRLRQSLLREAPGLIGLYEDRGGDALRTALDELREKRKIMAVVLDDLGGPLEPARGRKHNLPDRRAPSWMASLPAVTEAIRSHSGKNYIVTFFALPGALPPRDRFYLSLGCYLLAFLVVGGVVSYFLARQISRPLEALSRASISLASGDLSVRSRNIAVFSDDEIGQLASNFDSMADHVDRTITGQNRLLGDISHELRSPLTRLNLSVELLRGKVSPELGPLLERIERESERMNGMIGDLLGLARQEGTFHGTMERCSLKDLLETVLRDGRFEARSQGKDVVLISSADVQVSGDQAGLASALENVVRNGIKHTAVGSSVEIEVSQEDREVTIAVRDRGPGVAEGNLEAIFRPFFREDSSRDRESGGVGLGLTITKRAVEAAGGSVVAANRPEGGLTVEIRLKKANFVSYGDSSSR; encoded by the coding sequence TTGAGTAGGCTGTTTCCCAAAAAAGGGGCCCTCTTCGGTCGGATATTCGTCGGGTTTATGGTCTCGGTGGCGGTGGCTTCGCTGCTTCACGTTATCCTTACCGCCCTTATGGCCCGATGGGGCCTTCTGGACCTGTCTCTCCACGGAAGGCTGAGGCAATCTTTGCTAAGGGAGGCTCCTGGACTGATAGGTCTTTACGAGGACCGTGGTGGGGATGCTCTGAGGACAGCTCTAGATGAGCTTCGGGAGAAGAGAAAGATCATGGCGGTGGTTCTGGACGATTTAGGAGGTCCTCTGGAGCCAGCAAGGGGGAGAAAACATAACCTGCCCGACAGAAGGGCACCTTCGTGGATGGCCTCTCTCCCCGCTGTTACCGAGGCTATAAGGTCCCATAGCGGTAAAAACTATATAGTCACATTTTTTGCCCTTCCAGGAGCTCTCCCTCCAAGGGATCGATTTTACCTGTCCCTTGGATGCTATCTTCTGGCCTTCCTGGTCGTAGGAGGGGTGGTCAGCTACTTTTTGGCGAGACAGATATCCCGTCCTCTGGAGGCCCTCAGCAGAGCTTCTATCTCTCTAGCCTCCGGTGATCTGTCGGTGAGATCCCGTAATATAGCCGTTTTCTCCGACGACGAAATCGGCCAACTGGCCAGTAACTTCGATTCCATGGCGGACCACGTGGACAGGACCATCACCGGCCAGAACCGGCTTCTAGGGGATATCTCCCACGAGCTTCGCTCTCCTCTGACCAGGCTAAATCTGTCGGTGGAGCTGTTGAGGGGAAAGGTATCTCCCGAGTTAGGCCCTTTGCTCGAGAGGATAGAGAGGGAGTCGGAGAGGATGAACGGCATGATAGGCGATCTTCTTGGGCTGGCCAGGCAGGAGGGAACCTTCCATGGAACGATGGAGAGATGTTCCTTAAAGGATCTGTTGGAGACGGTGCTGAGGGATGGCCGGTTTGAGGCTAGATCCCAGGGAAAGGACGTGGTCCTCATCTCTAGCGCCGATGTGCAGGTCTCAGGAGATCAGGCTGGCCTCGCCAGCGCCCTGGAAAACGTGGTGAGAAACGGCATAAAACACACCGCAGTAGGGTCCTCCGTAGAGATAGAGGTCTCTCAGGAGGATCGTGAGGTGACCATAGCGGTAAGGGACAGAGGTCCTGGCGTTGCGGAGGGCAACCTTGAGGCCATATTTAGGCCCTTTTTCCGGGAGGATAGCTCCAGGGACAGGGAATCCGGCGGAGTGGGCCTTGGGTTGACCATAACGAAAAGGGCGGTAGAGGCCGCAGGAGGTTCTGTCGTGGCCGCTAACCGCCCAGAAGGTGGACTTACGGTGGAGATAAGGCTAAAGAAGGCGAACTTCGTCTCCTACGGAGATAGCTCCTCCCGATAG
- a CDS encoding cation diffusion facilitator family transporter, with amino-acid sequence MGSEHHDHSQVSPKTTDGRLLLSLTLNLVITLAEIIGGVLSNSLALLSDAVHNLSDTSSLGISWLARRISRKKRTKSHSFGFKRAEVLASLVNTVALVGIGLFLLVEAVRKFLHPEPVVGKVMLAVAVIGLLGNLATAWLLHRDSKNSLNIRSAYLHIVMDTLSSVGVVVAAILLMFHEWYWIDPFLTLMVSAYVLYESWPLLKTSVNILMQGTPSGVEVDKIIATIQENSDVVNAHHIHIWTTDGTDLFLEAHVTLSESAKSRTDIVLARLIADIKDRFSIAHVTLQMEFSTCTDGECSTEDLP; translated from the coding sequence ATGGGATCGGAACATCATGACCATTCGCAAGTATCTCCCAAGACTACAGATGGTAGACTGCTGCTGTCTCTTACGTTAAACCTTGTTATAACCCTGGCGGAGATAATAGGGGGCGTTTTATCGAACAGCCTTGCACTGCTCTCCGACGCCGTCCACAATCTTTCTGACACATCGTCTTTGGGGATAAGCTGGCTGGCGAGGAGAATATCTCGGAAAAAGCGGACAAAATCACATTCGTTTGGATTTAAGCGTGCAGAGGTCCTTGCTTCGCTTGTAAATACTGTAGCTCTGGTCGGGATAGGGCTTTTTCTGCTGGTCGAAGCGGTACGAAAGTTCCTCCACCCAGAGCCTGTGGTCGGTAAGGTCATGCTTGCCGTTGCGGTTATAGGACTCCTAGGCAATCTAGCCACCGCCTGGCTACTCCATAGAGACTCCAAAAACAGCCTCAACATACGTTCAGCGTACCTTCATATCGTTATGGACACCCTCTCCTCCGTCGGCGTCGTAGTAGCGGCAATTCTCCTCATGTTCCATGAATGGTACTGGATTGACCCTTTTCTAACATTAATGGTGTCAGCGTATGTCCTTTATGAATCATGGCCTCTGTTAAAGACATCTGTAAACATTCTCATGCAGGGGACGCCAAGCGGGGTAGAGGTCGACAAGATCATAGCTACAATACAGGAAAACAGCGACGTCGTGAATGCCCATCACATTCATATATGGACCACCGACGGGACTGACCTTTTTCTTGAGGCCCATGTAACGCTATCCGAATCGGCAAAATCACGAACCGATATCGTCCTGGCTCGTCTAATTGCCGATATAAAAGACCGCTTCTCCATAGCCCATGTGACGCTTCAGATGGAGTTCAGTACATGCACAGACGGAGAGTGCTCGACTGAAGACCTACCATAG
- a CDS encoding thioredoxin family protein — protein sequence MTVKIQILGTGCPKCKKLTELAEDAAKELGLEYSLEKVTDISEIMEFGVAGTPGLVVNDKVVSVGKIPTPLAVKKLISEAL from the coding sequence ATGACCGTTAAGATTCAGATACTGGGAACAGGATGTCCAAAGTGCAAAAAGCTCACAGAGCTAGCGGAGGATGCGGCAAAAGAGCTGGGTCTGGAGTACTCTCTGGAGAAGGTTACCGACATCTCGGAGATAATGGAGTTCGGCGTCGCCGGAACACCAGGGCTCGTGGTCAACGACAAGGTCGTCTCCGTGGGGAAAATTCCCACTCCTTTGGCCGTCAAAAAGCTGATCTCGGAGGCATTATAG
- a CDS encoding permease: MSDKSKFLWILGVFALAYWLPADSAGVRSGAVEALAMLHEYAQEHVLLCLVPAFFIAGAISVFVSQQAVMKYLGAQAKKWVAYSVAAVSGTILAVCSCTVLPLFAGIYKRGAGLGPATAFLYSGPAINVLSIILTARVLGFKLGLARALGAVVFSVLIGICMAFIFRGEEEERQKGFAQLPDDGSERPLWKTVWHMASMVVFLVFANWAAPKVPGGVWESIYSVKWYIAAAAFISTLGSTLIWFQKDERQEWMDSTFGYALQVLPLLFGGVLVAGFLLGRPGHEALIPNQWVASLVGGNSIGANFFAAISGAFMYFATLTEVPILQGLLGSGMGQGPALALLLAGPALSLPNMLVIRSVIGTKKTVVYVSLVVVMSTIMGIIFGNFV; the protein is encoded by the coding sequence GTGAGCGATAAAAGCAAATTTCTATGGATTTTAGGGGTGTTTGCCCTGGCCTACTGGCTTCCGGCGGACTCCGCAGGTGTGCGTTCCGGTGCGGTCGAGGCTCTGGCGATGCTCCACGAGTACGCCCAGGAGCACGTCCTACTTTGTCTAGTGCCGGCGTTTTTCATAGCGGGAGCCATAAGCGTGTTCGTCAGCCAACAGGCTGTCATGAAATACCTCGGAGCTCAGGCTAAAAAATGGGTCGCCTACTCGGTGGCGGCGGTGTCAGGGACCATCTTGGCCGTGTGCTCCTGCACCGTGCTTCCCCTCTTCGCTGGTATCTACAAAAGAGGGGCAGGACTTGGGCCCGCCACGGCGTTTCTCTACTCCGGCCCCGCCATAAACGTGCTGTCCATTATACTCACCGCCAGGGTCCTGGGCTTCAAGCTGGGCCTGGCGAGAGCCTTGGGGGCCGTCGTGTTCTCGGTGCTAATCGGAATATGTATGGCCTTTATCTTCCGTGGCGAGGAGGAGGAGCGCCAGAAGGGGTTCGCTCAGCTTCCCGACGACGGTTCAGAGAGACCTCTGTGGAAGACCGTATGGCATATGGCCAGCATGGTGGTCTTTTTGGTCTTCGCCAACTGGGCCGCTCCTAAGGTCCCAGGGGGGGTATGGGAAAGCATATACTCGGTTAAATGGTACATCGCCGCCGCAGCGTTTATCTCGACGCTGGGATCTACGTTGATCTGGTTCCAAAAGGACGAGAGACAGGAATGGATGGACTCCACCTTCGGCTATGCCCTTCAGGTCTTGCCCCTGCTGTTTGGTGGAGTGCTGGTGGCGGGATTTCTCCTTGGACGGCCAGGCCACGAGGCCCTTATACCGAACCAGTGGGTCGCGTCCTTGGTAGGCGGCAACTCCATCGGGGCAAACTTCTTCGCCGCCATATCGGGAGCATTTATGTACTTCGCCACCCTTACGGAGGTTCCAATACTTCAGGGACTTCTAGGATCTGGAATGGGACAGGGCCCCGCACTAGCCCTTCTCCTGGCGGGACCGGCCCTATCTCTGCCCAACATGCTGGTAATAAGGAGCGTCATAGGGACAAAAAAGACCGTCGTCTACGTCAGCTTGGTGGTTGTGATGTCCACTATCATGGGTATCATTTTTGGTAACTTCGTCTAA
- a CDS encoding ECF transporter S component, with protein sequence MEATRRVYTTRKMVCTSLLSAMAAVLMYVDTALPIFPAFLKLDISDLPALIGTFTFGPGTGVMIEAIKNVIHSISTSTGGVGELANFIMGSALVIPAGIIYRRERTKRGALIGLATGTISMAITAALTNAFILLPFYSNFVPLDRIIELSSSVIPLITDVPSLVIWGIVPFNILKGTIVSFLTLLLYKRIGEALPCREV encoded by the coding sequence TTGGAGGCAACCAGAAGAGTATACACCACCAGAAAAATGGTATGCACCTCCCTCCTGTCCGCTATGGCCGCGGTCCTTATGTACGTAGACACAGCCTTGCCGATTTTCCCGGCCTTTCTGAAGCTCGATATCTCCGACCTTCCCGCCCTGATAGGGACCTTCACCTTCGGGCCTGGAACAGGGGTGATGATAGAGGCCATAAAGAACGTCATTCACTCTATCTCCACCTCCACCGGTGGAGTAGGGGAGCTGGCAAACTTCATAATGGGCAGTGCCCTGGTGATTCCGGCTGGGATAATATACCGACGGGAAAGGACCAAAAGAGGGGCCCTGATAGGCCTGGCTACAGGAACGATATCCATGGCGATCACCGCGGCGTTGACGAACGCCTTTATACTGTTGCCCTTTTACTCCAACTTCGTCCCTTTAGATAGGATTATAGAGCTATCGTCGTCGGTCATACCGCTCATAACCGACGTTCCGTCCCTGGTGATTTGGGGGATCGTTCCCTTCAATATCCTGAAGGGAACCATCGTATCCTTTCTCACCCTCCTGCTATACAAGCGGATAGGGGAGGCCCTACCCTGTCGGGAGGTTTAG
- a CDS encoding putative zinc-binding protein encodes MSESCCTGGNKVMILSCSGGSNVGQIANQAAIELTQEGKGKLSCLAAIGGGLSGFVQSAKDLETVVVDGCPVGCAKAIFKKEGIPIKNYLVVTDLDIEKKPNFDLKRDQIDKTKDAICRFIDGIEDEADDDETSPGCGCSCGCC; translated from the coding sequence ATGTCGGAAAGCTGTTGCACAGGGGGAAATAAAGTCATGATACTGTCGTGTTCGGGAGGCTCCAACGTGGGTCAGATCGCCAACCAGGCCGCCATAGAGCTCACCCAGGAGGGGAAGGGCAAGCTCTCATGCCTTGCAGCGATCGGAGGAGGGCTCTCTGGTTTCGTACAGTCAGCAAAGGATCTCGAGACGGTGGTTGTGGACGGATGTCCGGTGGGATGCGCAAAGGCAATATTCAAAAAAGAGGGCATACCGATAAAAAACTACCTGGTAGTCACCGACCTGGATATAGAAAAAAAACCTAACTTCGACCTTAAAAGAGACCAGATCGACAAAACAAAGGACGCAATCTGTCGGTTTATCGATGGAATCGAAGATGAAGCTGATGACGATGAAACCTCACCAGGTTGTGGCTGCTCCTGCGGGTGCTGCTAG
- a CDS encoding ArsR/SmtB family transcription factor gives MVDKDGTVAIFKALSHPLRLEVVRRLGHSEECACKIARWFDSDRTTVSKHLAILRDAGVLRDRKEGQWIFYSVSLCCVLDMIECIDSGLCGPIF, from the coding sequence ATGGTGGATAAAGACGGAACCGTGGCTATATTCAAGGCGTTGAGCCACCCTCTGAGGCTTGAGGTCGTCCGACGATTGGGGCACAGTGAGGAATGCGCCTGCAAGATAGCTCGGTGGTTCGACTCGGACAGGACAACCGTAAGCAAACATCTGGCGATCTTGAGGGACGCCGGCGTGCTGAGGGACAGGAAGGAAGGCCAGTGGATATTCTACTCCGTGAGTCTATGTTGCGTGTTGGACATGATAGAGTGCATCGATTCAGGTCTATGTGGACCTATTTTTTAA
- a CDS encoding arsenate reductase ArsC → MRERPTILFLCTGNSCRSQMAEGWTNHIWGNRFEALSAGSAPHGLDPRAIAVMAEAGVDISGHRSKSVTEFFDSPIDLVVTVCDRAKGTCPVFPGDTKTIHSGFEDPPAMAKETEDEEEALGFYRKVRDEIKAFVEGLPEIVNNI, encoded by the coding sequence ATGAGAGAGAGACCGACTATACTTTTCCTCTGCACCGGCAACTCCTGTAGGAGCCAGATGGCCGAGGGCTGGACCAACCACATATGGGGAAACCGATTCGAGGCCCTATCTGCGGGATCCGCTCCCCACGGTCTGGACCCTAGGGCAATCGCGGTGATGGCCGAGGCTGGGGTGGATATATCGGGACACAGATCGAAAAGCGTCACCGAGTTTTTTGACTCCCCGATAGACCTGGTGGTAACGGTATGCGACAGGGCAAAAGGAACCTGCCCGGTGTTTCCAGGGGACACGAAGACGATCCACTCGGGTTTTGAGGATCCCCCCGCCATGGCGAAGGAGACCGAGGACGAGGAAGAGGCGTTAGGCTTCTACCGAAAGGTCAGAGACGAGATAAAGGCCTTCGTTGAAGGGCTACCGGAAATAGTGAATAACATCTAA